In Nicotiana tabacum cultivar K326 chromosome 17, ASM71507v2, whole genome shotgun sequence, one DNA window encodes the following:
- the LOC142171913 gene encoding uncharacterized protein LOC142171913, which produces MIWKARNDYIFNSVIWSENDVLSKALFDFNEFTVAKEHVNTMRNASTTTHLLTLSSEKVLLYVDAGLDPKTRKASIGMVALKANGDVLYAYGSPVYFAEKAIIAEALAIRKVIQLTVKYGWKNIHILSDSLTMVQMLNGSRGPSWEVSTVCEDIWALQQQLIDVYFKYLSRGFNTCSHKLAKFSFSLFSEVSWFDNFPIWIVNDTSSDFVPLTVGFD; this is translated from the coding sequence ATGATTTGGAAGGCTAGGAATGATTATATTTTTAATTCGGTGATATGGAGTGAAAATGATGTTTTATCTAAAGCATTGTTTGATTTTAATGAATTTACAGTTGCAAAGGAACATGTTAACACTATGAGAAATGCTTCTACTACCACACATTTACTAACTCTTTCTTCGGAAAAAGTGTTACTTTATGTAGATGCAGGTTTGGATCCAAAGACTCGCAAAGCGAGTATTGGAATGGTAGCCTTAAAGGCTAACGGTGACGTGCTTTATGCGTATGGTAGTCCAGTCTATTTTGCTGAAAAAGCCATAATAGCTGAAGCGTTGGCAATAAGGAAAGTAATTCAACTGACGGTGAAGTATGGATGGAAGAATATACATATCTTGTCTGATTCCTTAACAATGGTTCAAATGCTTAATGGAAGCAGAGGTCCTTCATGGGAGGTTAGTACTGTTTGCGAAGATATTTGGGCGCTTCAGCAACAACTAATTGATGTATATTTTAAGTATCTTAGTAGAGGGTTTAATACTTGTAGCCATAAGTTAGCTAAATTTTCTTTCTCACTATTTAGTGAAGTCTCTTGGTTTGACAACTTTCCTATTTGGATTGTCAACGATACTTCATCTGATTTTGTGCCATTGACGGTTGGGTTTGATTAA